A region of Pasteurellaceae bacterium Orientalotternb1 DNA encodes the following proteins:
- a CDS encoding phage tail protein, producing the protein MKIPDELKQEIIEYCKTAEPNEACGFVVLGYQNSEPQFLPSENVAGDPEHFFEIAPDDFIRAEQQGEIVAVVHSHPHSATSRGEMRLSIADRQMQDLLQFDFWLVCDGELQNFPVIRPLVGREFVHGQTDCYSTFRDFYYLAGADLPDFERTDEWWANGGDLYLQNMACHGFKRLDPDEILQVGDVILMQVGADVPNHAAVYLGEQMVLHHSPKRLSKRDLYDGYWLKHTHSIWRFEQWSMLDFTAPLNHLARSFSLM; encoded by the coding sequence ATGAAAATTCCTGACGAATTGAAACAAGAAATTATCGAATATTGCAAAACCGCAGAGCCTAACGAAGCCTGCGGTTTTGTCGTTTTGGGCTATCAGAATAGCGAGCCGCAATTTCTGCCGAGTGAAAACGTGGCGGGCGATCCTGAACATTTCTTTGAGATTGCCCCTGACGATTTTATTCGAGCAGAGCAGCAAGGTGAGATTGTGGCAGTGGTGCATTCGCATCCCCATTCTGCAACCAGCAGGGGCGAAATGCGGCTCTCCATTGCCGACCGCCAAATGCAGGATTTACTCCAGTTTGATTTTTGGTTGGTATGTGACGGCGAGTTGCAAAATTTTCCCGTGATCAGACCGCTTGTGGGGCGGGAGTTTGTCCACGGGCAAACGGATTGCTATTCGACTTTCCGTGATTTCTATTATTTGGCGGGAGCCGATTTGCCTGATTTTGAGAGAACGGACGAATGGTGGGCGAATGGCGGAGATTTGTATTTACAGAATATGGCTTGCCATGGTTTCAAGCGGTTAGATCCTGATGAAATTTTGCAAGTAGGCGATGTGATTTTAATGCAAGTCGGTGCCGATGTACCGAACCACGCCGCCGTCTATTTAGGCGAACAAATGGTGCTACACCATAGCCCGAAACGCCTTTCCAAACGGGATTTATACGACGGTTACTGGCTCAAACATACACACAGCATTTGGAGATTTGAACAATGGTCAATGTTAGATTTTACGGCACCCTTAAATCATTTGGCACGCAGTTTCAGCTTGATGTGA
- a CDS encoding phage tail protein — MVNVRFYGTLKSFGTQFQLDVKDTAEALKALFSQLPKLRAAMQHGFYKVRIGRQYLDNRYLEQGLFYRLKKGMTIHITPVVAGAKKAGVFQTIAGAVLTIVGIVMLYTPAAAYAPNVIGMGVAMMIGGVAQMLTPMPKMETGSGADKKQSTAFSNIQNMAAQGQPVPIAYGRIRCGSRIISQGVETYDAESESEKALEQTVGFSKG; from the coding sequence ATGGTCAATGTTAGATTTTACGGCACCCTTAAATCATTTGGCACGCAGTTTCAGCTTGATGTGAAAGATACCGCTGAAGCGTTGAAAGCCCTGTTTTCACAGCTGCCGAAATTGCGGGCGGCGATGCAACACGGCTTTTATAAAGTGCGAATTGGGCGGCAGTATCTCGACAACCGCTATTTAGAGCAAGGCTTGTTTTATCGGTTAAAGAAGGGAATGACGATCCACATTACCCCTGTGGTGGCGGGAGCGAAAAAGGCGGGGGTATTTCAAACCATTGCAGGAGCGGTACTGACGATTGTGGGGATTGTGATGCTTTATACGCCCGCCGCCGCTTATGCTCCAAATGTAATTGGTATGGGGGTGGCAATGATGATTGGCGGCGTTGCTCAAATGTTGACACCTATGCCAAAAATGGAGACTGGTAGTGGTGCGGACAAAAAACAGTCCACTGCGTTTAGCAATATTCAAAATATGGCCGCACAAGGTCAGCCAGTGCCGATTGCGTATGGGCGAATTCGCTGTGGGTCACGAATTATTTCGCAAGGCGTAGAAACCTACGATGCGGAAAGTGAAAGCGAAAAAGCATTGGAACAAACAGTCGGATTCAGTAAGGGGTAA
- a CDS encoding head-tail adaptor protein encodes MNIGRLRHRIRLQKQRNRPSDYGATIDEWHDVHHVWAEVKPLSGREYFAAAQIQSEVTTQIWLRYLPNVDSTMRVVFGERIYDILSVINRKSLNKTLLLQCKESANERER; translated from the coding sequence TTGAATATCGGCAGACTTCGCCATCGCATTCGGTTGCAAAAACAACGCAACCGCCCAAGCGATTATGGTGCCACTATTGACGAATGGCACGATGTGCATCACGTTTGGGCGGAAGTCAAACCGCTCTCGGGTAGAGAATATTTTGCAGCGGCTCAAATCCAGTCGGAAGTGACCACGCAAATTTGGTTACGCTATTTGCCTAATGTTGATAGCACAATGCGAGTGGTCTTTGGCGAGAGAATTTACGACATTTTGAGCGTAATCAACCGCAAATCACTCAACAAAACGTTGTTATTACAGTGCAAGGAATCGGCAAATGAGCGTGAGCGTTAA
- a CDS encoding phage tail tape measure protein, whose translation MSTLGELAIKLGLDSVEFQQGLTKAEYKARKFADRTVQYLDNIEKAAKNINNATQFEFRIQNLDRLRNFANTTFKVTDEYTQLANKLRLVTESEAQHARAMVAVYDISLKTAQSSQATSSVYQTFAQNAKDLGLAQSDVARLTETVSKAVAISGASSATASNALVQFSQSLLMGKMKAQEFNSLMTQTPSVVQAIAKGLGVTTAELKAMVDKGELSAQKMVEGLKKAEGSVDDLYGKTSTTVSGAIQNLSTATEKWVGELDKTAGASKKLVGVLDFTGKHVEEIGFALGIAAGGWLLYQGSHKVQDFIKAKAAIYDEKQAIIEATKAKQQAIAVRLQENVVLAQQTSATLANTLETYNQNKATLESIAIQQQKIAKDREQIAVEVQGAATRAERIALSNQLKALDAQEIQLTQQKIATEKQLVATKQALKVAYAENAIAQSQVIARTAAATATTGVFSRMTAAATTEIRLMTSAALANPIMTLAFVLGTAGTAFWAFNESQKAAREESLRYADTLDQVKAKIEQMTKAQVAAEQVRNLRSIEALKGKIQELKGEIEGLNKVVNGVSREFQGGLLHGVKIAADTKKITKAKEDLTLKTEELERAEQKLNGQLKLQSDLQAHIPVAELRDRFLELFPSIEQSKIKVDGLNVSIGDFTLKLPSATAEALKFSGAVGGIAQSAINAALAILQMNGAIAGNTKLDAHITDNEKLIAVYKARAAGNQKLANQLQSEINATQKAKNLDIDLNTDAGKAEFERLKRSEFALLEAQGNAKGGGKGKTPKSDDFQKQFGEMSYRLSELKANAKDIEIFGQVSQYQEVKKLMEDIALNAEKYKNFGIEGVEQLKALAAQIDSENQKLEIAKFGYDNTQKIKAMEFELTLLGKTRSEQELLQYGYQLEQEAAKLRIGMTEENIAKLDEEMAKLKERYAEYQRHKAQAEEMQRNDPFAGMRDGLNRFGDDATNIFANVSDITYSALNGMSDALTDFVMTGKADFRSMAQSILKDISNMIVKMLIFNAIKSSASALGFGGFAEGGFVGGGNFAVGGYTGDGGKYTPAGIVHKGEYVITKEATSRIGLDYLNYLNYGKRGFASGGGVDVPRVPTVNHSFANGGETTNHVSISVHIDKDGNTNTSVEQQAQQGKQLGNLIQAKVLEVLAKERRVGGMLAR comes from the coding sequence ATGTCCACTCTTGGAGAATTAGCAATTAAATTAGGGCTAGATTCTGTTGAATTTCAGCAGGGGCTAACGAAAGCAGAGTATAAAGCCCGTAAATTTGCTGACCGTACTGTTCAGTATCTAGATAATATTGAAAAAGCGGCTAAAAATATCAATAACGCAACGCAGTTTGAGTTTCGTATTCAAAATTTAGATCGCTTACGTAACTTTGCAAATACTACATTCAAAGTAACCGATGAATATACTCAGCTTGCGAATAAATTACGGTTAGTCACGGAAAGCGAAGCTCAACACGCAAGGGCAATGGTTGCTGTATATGATATTTCACTCAAAACTGCCCAATCTAGCCAAGCAACATCATCGGTTTATCAAACCTTTGCCCAAAATGCGAAAGATCTCGGTTTAGCACAATCCGATGTAGCACGTTTGACGGAAACGGTCTCAAAAGCGGTTGCTATTTCGGGAGCAAGTTCTGCCACGGCATCAAATGCCTTGGTGCAATTCAGTCAGTCATTGCTAATGGGCAAAATGAAAGCCCAGGAATTTAATTCGTTGATGACCCAAACGCCATCAGTAGTACAAGCGATAGCAAAAGGGTTGGGCGTAACTACTGCTGAACTAAAAGCAATGGTGGATAAGGGTGAATTATCGGCTCAAAAAATGGTGGAAGGGCTGAAAAAAGCCGAAGGTTCTGTTGATGATCTCTACGGTAAAACCTCAACAACCGTCAGCGGAGCAATCCAAAATCTTTCGACTGCAACAGAAAAATGGGTAGGTGAGTTAGATAAAACTGCAGGAGCATCTAAAAAACTGGTTGGTGTTTTAGACTTTACTGGGAAACATGTTGAAGAAATTGGATTTGCGTTAGGTATTGCTGCAGGTGGTTGGTTACTATATCAAGGTTCTCATAAAGTTCAAGATTTCATCAAAGCGAAAGCTGCAATCTATGATGAAAAGCAGGCGATTATTGAAGCCACTAAGGCAAAACAACAAGCGATTGCCGTTCGTTTACAAGAAAATGTAGTGCTAGCTCAACAAACTTCAGCGACTTTAGCGAATACTCTTGAAACCTACAATCAGAACAAAGCAACTTTAGAAAGCATCGCCATTCAACAGCAGAAGATTGCCAAAGATCGTGAGCAAATTGCCGTTGAAGTTCAAGGTGCTGCAACTCGTGCAGAGCGTATTGCATTAAGTAACCAACTTAAAGCCTTAGATGCCCAAGAGATTCAGCTTACTCAGCAAAAAATTGCAACTGAGAAACAGCTTGTTGCGACGAAACAAGCTCTCAAAGTTGCTTATGCCGAAAATGCAATAGCACAAAGCCAAGTGATTGCGAGAACTGCTGCCGCTACCGCAACAACAGGGGTATTTAGCCGAATGACTGCTGCGGCAACGACTGAAATTCGCCTAATGACATCGGCAGCCCTTGCCAACCCGATTATGACATTAGCCTTTGTGTTAGGTACGGCAGGAACTGCTTTTTGGGCGTTTAACGAAAGCCAAAAAGCGGCAAGGGAAGAATCCTTACGATATGCTGATACGCTTGATCAGGTTAAAGCCAAAATTGAGCAGATGACCAAAGCACAGGTGGCAGCCGAGCAGGTGCGTAATCTTCGCTCAATTGAAGCGTTAAAGGGAAAAATTCAAGAATTAAAAGGGGAAATTGAAGGATTAAATAAAGTCGTCAATGGTGTGAGTCGTGAATTTCAAGGCGGTTTACTTCACGGAGTAAAAATCGCAGCGGATACAAAGAAAATTACCAAAGCCAAAGAAGATCTTACATTAAAAACGGAAGAGCTAGAGCGGGCAGAGCAGAAATTAAATGGTCAATTAAAACTGCAGAGCGATTTACAGGCTCATATCCCCGTTGCCGAACTCCGTGATCGTTTTCTTGAGCTTTTCCCAAGTATTGAGCAATCAAAAATCAAAGTGGATGGATTGAATGTTTCGATTGGAGATTTCACGCTGAAATTGCCATCGGCAACCGCAGAAGCATTAAAATTTTCTGGTGCAGTTGGCGGTATTGCCCAATCTGCAATTAATGCAGCACTCGCTATCTTGCAAATGAATGGAGCCATTGCGGGGAATACCAAACTAGATGCGCATATTACAGATAATGAAAAACTGATTGCGGTTTACAAAGCAAGAGCAGCAGGCAATCAAAAGCTAGCTAATCAGTTGCAATCAGAAATTAATGCAACGCAAAAAGCCAAAAATCTAGACATCGATCTGAATACTGATGCGGGTAAAGCAGAATTTGAGAGATTGAAAAGGTCTGAATTCGCTTTACTAGAAGCTCAGGGTAATGCAAAAGGTGGTGGGAAAGGTAAAACGCCAAAAAGCGATGACTTCCAAAAACAATTTGGCGAAATGTCTTATCGTTTATCTGAACTGAAAGCCAATGCCAAAGACATTGAGATATTCGGTCAGGTATCGCAATATCAAGAAGTTAAAAAACTGATGGAAGATATTGCTCTCAATGCGGAGAAGTATAAAAACTTCGGTATTGAAGGCGTAGAACAGCTTAAAGCTTTAGCCGCACAAATTGATTCGGAAAACCAGAAATTAGAAATTGCAAAATTTGGGTATGACAATACCCAAAAAATCAAAGCAATGGAGTTTGAATTAACTTTGTTAGGTAAAACTCGTTCTGAACAAGAATTATTGCAGTATGGTTATCAGCTAGAGCAAGAAGCAGCCAAACTTCGTATTGGTATGACTGAAGAAAATATTGCCAAGCTGGACGAAGAAATGGCTAAGCTGAAAGAACGTTATGCGGAATATCAAAGACATAAGGCACAAGCTGAAGAAATGCAACGTAATGATCCTTTTGCAGGTATGCGAGATGGTTTAAATCGTTTTGGTGATGATGCTACTAACATTTTTGCTAATGTTTCGGATATTACTTATTCTGCATTGAATGGAATGTCCGATGCATTGACTGATTTTGTAATGACAGGTAAAGCTGATTTCCGCTCAATGGCACAATCTATTTTGAAAGATATTTCTAATATGATTGTTAAGATGTTGATTTTTAATGCAATTAAATCTTCCGCCAGTGCATTAGGTTTTGGCGGTTTTGCTGAAGGTGGCTTTGTTGGTGGTGGAAATTTTGCTGTGGGCGGCTACACGGGCGATGGCGGGAAATACACCCCAGCGGGTATCGTCCACAAGGGCGAATACGTCATCACCAAAGAAGCAACAAGCCGAATTGGGTTGGATTACCTCAATTATCTCAACTATGGCAAACGGGGCTTTGCCAGCGGTGGCGGGGTAGATGTGCCGAGAGTGCCAACGGTCAATCATTCGTTTGCCAATGGCGGCGAAACGACAAACCACGTGTCCATTTCGGTGCATATCGACAAAGACGGCAACACCAATACATCGGTAGAACAGCAAGCCCAACAAGGCAAACAGCTAGGCAATTTAATCCAAGCCAAAGTGCTGGAAGTACTTGCTAAAGAACGGCGTGTTGGCGGAATGCTGGCTCGCTAA
- a CDS encoding phage capsid protein: MDLKDLQQKRTTLAGNMRNLHETIGENEWTVDQRTTWDNMKKELDNLDNQIKREEDLRALDKTFVEDTPPPQDEQRQAQVEQGNVFDEFLRRGAADMSPEQRKILAEMRAQSVGSNEQGGYTVPKEFQARIVEQMKAYGGIASVSKILTTSDGRNIEWITADSTAEIGELVGENQAATEMDTSFGVANLGVKKLTSKIIRVSNELLQDSAIDIEGYLAQRIAERIGRAEAKFLIQGTGAGSPAQPKGLEVSVTGTTTAATAGKVDWKDINALIHSIDPAYRGAGNTRLAFNDNTFRLLQEMEDAQKRPLWLPDIRGVAPATILGHQYVIDQGIKDIGTGNKFIYLGDFNRFIVRRVSYMTLKRLVERYAEFDQVGFLAFHRFDCVLEDTSAIKALVGK, encoded by the coding sequence ATGGACTTAAAAGACCTTCAACAAAAACGAACCACCCTTGCAGGGAATATGCGTAATCTACACGAAACTATCGGCGAAAATGAATGGACGGTAGATCAGCGTACCACTTGGGACAATATGAAAAAGGAACTCGACAATCTGGATAACCAAATTAAGCGTGAAGAAGATTTACGAGCCTTAGATAAAACCTTTGTCGAAGATACGCCGCCCCCACAAGACGAACAACGCCAAGCACAAGTGGAACAAGGCAATGTGTTTGACGAATTTTTACGTCGTGGTGCAGCGGATATGTCGCCTGAACAGCGTAAAATCTTGGCGGAAATGCGGGCTCAATCGGTCGGTTCTAATGAACAAGGTGGCTACACCGTACCAAAAGAGTTCCAAGCACGCATTGTCGAGCAAATGAAAGCCTACGGGGGTATTGCTTCGGTCAGTAAAATTCTCACCACATCAGACGGCCGTAATATCGAATGGATCACCGCCGACAGCACCGCTGAAATTGGTGAGTTGGTTGGCGAAAATCAAGCCGCAACCGAAATGGACACCAGCTTTGGTGTGGCAAACTTGGGCGTGAAAAAGCTCACATCCAAAATCATTCGTGTATCAAACGAATTGTTACAAGACAGTGCAATTGATATTGAAGGCTACCTTGCTCAACGCATTGCCGAACGTATCGGTCGTGCAGAAGCGAAATTCTTAATTCAAGGTACAGGTGCAGGTTCGCCAGCTCAACCAAAAGGCTTAGAAGTGAGCGTAACTGGCACAACCACCGCTGCTACCGCAGGTAAAGTGGACTGGAAAGACATCAACGCTTTAATTCACTCTATCGACCCAGCCTATCGTGGTGCAGGTAACACTCGTTTAGCCTTTAACGATAACACCTTCCGCCTTTTACAAGAAATGGAAGATGCACAAAAACGCCCACTTTGGTTGCCTGATATTCGCGGTGTTGCCCCTGCCACCATTTTAGGTCACCAATATGTGATCGACCAAGGCATCAAAGATATTGGCACAGGTAACAAATTCATCTACTTAGGCGATTTCAACCGTTTCATCGTCCGCCGAGTATCTTATATGACCTTAAAACGCCTTGTAGAACGCTATGCGGAATTTGATCAGGTTGGTTTCCTTGCTTTCCACCGTTTCGACTGTGTGTTGGAAGACACTTCGGCAATCAAAGCCTTAGTGGGTAAATAG
- a CDS encoding diaminopimelate decarboxylase, producing the protein MQQEWNVILQDPVLDWFNTLEQDDLLKIYAGLELLSTEGPQLGRPYADTLQGSKYPNLKELRVQSKLSVFRLFFIFDPIRQAIVLCGGDKKGKKEKAFYKTMIALAEQTYDSYLSQFEQEQKNEQKL; encoded by the coding sequence ATGCAACAAGAATGGAATGTGATTTTACAAGATCCTGTTTTAGACTGGTTTAACACCTTAGAGCAGGACGACTTGTTAAAAATCTACGCAGGTTTAGAGTTATTATCGACAGAAGGTCCGCAATTAGGGCGACCTTATGCGGACACCTTGCAAGGCTCTAAGTACCCAAATCTGAAAGAATTGCGAGTGCAGTCAAAATTATCGGTATTTCGTTTATTCTTTATTTTTGACCCCATTCGGCAAGCGATTGTTTTGTGCGGTGGCGATAAGAAAGGCAAAAAAGAAAAAGCCTTTTACAAAACGATGATCGCCCTTGCAGAGCAAACCTACGATAGCTATCTTTCCCAATTTGAGCAGGAGCAGAAAAATGAGCAAAAACTTTAA
- a CDS encoding transcriptional regulator: protein MSKNFKALMAELPAEQQAKVKEMAQEMRMELQLHRIREELEISQQQIADALNIKQPSVVALEKRGNDVRLSSVKRYVEAMGGVLNLSVQLPTGKTVSFNL, encoded by the coding sequence ATGAGCAAAAACTTTAAAGCATTGATGGCGGAGTTGCCCGCAGAACAACAAGCCAAAGTCAAAGAAATGGCACAAGAAATGCGAATGGAGCTACAACTTCATCGTATTCGTGAAGAATTGGAAATCTCCCAACAACAAATTGCCGATGCCTTGAATATCAAACAGCCGTCCGTTGTTGCCTTAGAAAAACGGGGAAACGATGTGCGACTTTCTTCGGTGAAACGTTATGTCGAAGCAATGGGGGGCGTGCTGAATTTATCGGTTCAGCTCCCAACGGGAAAAACGGTATCGTTTAATTTGTAA
- a CDS encoding phage portal protein: MIFDQLFEPRSLENPQVPLSAENAVDELFGGGIGRTVSPDLAMKSAAVYACVNVLASSLAQLPLHVLRKDKDKIESARDHPLFYLLHDSPNFWQTSYKMREYNQSAVLLYGNAYLHIERNKKGEVTSLETREPWLVQLLKNGNRYVYGYYNEDETLAINPDEMIHIKALGISLKQGKSVIQQHAETIGLGLDARDFAKGFFNGNARPSGIVTMKQQVNASAWDNFKKMWEKAQLELRKKENKTILLPADLDYKALTISPVDTELLSMMKLNRSEIAGIFNVPAHMINDLEKATFSNISEQTIQFIRYSLMPWIVNWEQEINRKVFTQAERKAGYFVKFNLSGIMRGTPTERAAFYHNAITDGWMSRNEARIFEDMNPVEGLDEFLVSVNAAQQIENNNQQEQPNE, encoded by the coding sequence ATGATTTTCGACCAACTTTTCGAGCCACGCTCGCTAGAAAATCCGCAAGTGCCACTTTCAGCAGAAAATGCCGTTGATGAACTCTTTGGCGGTGGTATCGGGCGAACAGTTAGCCCTGATCTTGCGATGAAATCGGCAGCGGTTTACGCCTGTGTGAATGTCTTGGCAAGCTCACTGGCTCAATTACCGCTACACGTTTTACGCAAAGATAAAGACAAAATAGAAAGTGCAAGAGATCACCCACTATTTTACTTATTGCACGATAGCCCGAATTTTTGGCAAACGTCCTATAAAATGCGGGAATATAACCAAAGTGCCGTATTGCTTTATGGCAATGCCTACTTACATATCGAACGCAATAAAAAAGGCGAAGTGACTAGCCTTGAAACCCGAGAGCCTTGGCTCGTGCAACTGCTCAAAAATGGTAATCGTTATGTGTATGGTTACTATAATGAAGACGAAACGCTTGCCATCAACCCCGATGAGATGATCCACATCAAAGCCTTAGGTATATCACTCAAACAGGGTAAATCAGTTATTCAGCAACACGCTGAAACCATTGGTTTAGGGCTAGATGCACGAGATTTTGCCAAAGGATTTTTCAATGGTAATGCTCGGCCTTCTGGCATTGTTACAATGAAACAGCAAGTTAATGCCAGTGCGTGGGATAACTTCAAAAAAATGTGGGAAAAGGCACAGTTAGAGCTACGCAAAAAAGAGAATAAAACCATTCTTTTACCTGCGGACTTAGATTATAAGGCTCTAACAATCTCGCCAGTCGATACCGAGCTACTCTCAATGATGAAACTCAACCGCTCGGAAATTGCAGGGATTTTCAATGTGCCAGCACATATGATCAACGACTTAGAAAAAGCCACTTTTTCTAACATCTCGGAGCAAACCATTCAATTTATCCGCTATAGCCTAATGCCGTGGATCGTGAATTGGGAGCAAGAAATCAACCGCAAAGTCTTCACGCAGGCTGAACGCAAGGCGGGTTATTTCGTCAAATTCAACCTATCTGGCATTATGCGTGGCACACCAACGGAACGTGCCGCTTTTTATCATAACGCCATCACTGACGGCTGGATGAGCCGTAACGAAGCCCGAATATTTGAAGATATGAACCCAGTCGAAGGCTTAGACGAGTTCCTTGTTAGCGTCAATGCTGCCCAACAAATAGAAAACAACAACCAACAGGAGCAACCGAATGAGTGA
- a CDS encoding peptidase, with the protein MSDIEKRSYLGEVRAEQRESEPTHIIGYGSVFNSKSEVMWGFREIIMPGAFDDRLNDDVRGLFNHDPNFILGRSTAGTLSLSVDETGLKYDIIAPDTPTIRDLVIAPLQRGDITQSSFAFRIARNGDEWYENDDGVIIREIHKISRLYDVSPVTYPAYQEASSTLRSLEAWKEARNSGAIKNAINQRAARERFLQLISA; encoded by the coding sequence ATGAGTGATATTGAAAAACGTTCTTATCTCGGCGAAGTCCGTGCCGAACAGCGTGAAAGTGAACCTACCCACATTATCGGTTATGGCTCGGTATTTAACAGCAAATCGGAAGTCATGTGGGGCTTTCGTGAAATTATTATGCCAGGGGCATTTGATGATCGCCTAAATGATGACGTGCGTGGCTTATTTAACCACGATCCCAATTTCATTTTAGGGCGTAGCACCGCTGGTACACTAAGCCTATCTGTTGATGAAACAGGCTTAAAATACGACATCATTGCCCCAGATACCCCAACTATTCGGGATTTAGTGATTGCTCCCTTGCAACGTGGCGACATTACTCAATCATCATTTGCGTTCCGCATTGCACGAAATGGCGATGAATGGTACGAAAACGATGACGGTGTGATCATTCGTGAAATCCACAAAATTTCCCGACTGTATGATGTTAGCCCCGTTACTTACCCCGCTTACCAAGAAGCGAGTAGTACCCTTCGCTCACTGGAAGCGTGGAAAGAAGCACGCAACTCTGGTGCAATCAAAAATGCCATCAACCAACGTGCCGCACGGGAACGGTTTTTACAGCTGATTTCAGCCTAA
- a CDS encoding phage minor tail protein L produces MPTEISSKFQLELAKLEQKTLLDLFEVDMRDLTSKSGNKGERYRFYAGTNEFQQPIVWQGKTYQPFGVKAEGFQMSGQGPSNRPTLTIANLNGFVTGLAHEFNQCLGAVVRRRRVYAQFLDAVNFKDGNPDADPQQERISYYLIEQLSTLTREIATFTLALPTETDNAVINSRTMLVTCGSVYRSSECGYTGTVMFTDKDQPTTDPTQDKCSGCLRGCQLRSNTRNYGGFIAVNKLS; encoded by the coding sequence ATGCCAACAGAGATTTCGTCAAAATTCCAGTTGGAGCTTGCCAAGCTGGAACAAAAAACCTTACTTGATTTGTTTGAAGTAGATATGCGTGATCTGACATCAAAATCGGGTAATAAAGGCGAGCGATATCGTTTTTACGCTGGCACAAACGAATTTCAGCAACCGATTGTATGGCAAGGAAAGACCTATCAACCTTTTGGGGTGAAAGCGGAAGGTTTTCAAATGTCGGGGCAGGGGCCGAGTAACCGCCCTACGCTGACAATTGCTAATTTGAATGGTTTTGTGACAGGTTTAGCTCACGAGTTTAATCAATGTTTAGGGGCGGTTGTCCGCAGACGTCGGGTGTACGCTCAATTTCTCGATGCAGTCAATTTTAAAGATGGTAATCCTGATGCCGACCCACAACAAGAGCGGATCAGTTACTACTTAATTGAGCAATTAAGTACGCTGACCCGTGAGATTGCGACGTTTACGCTAGCACTGCCAACAGAAACGGATAATGCCGTCATCAACAGCCGAACAATGCTGGTGACGTGTGGCTCCGTGTACCGGTCATCGGAATGCGGCTATACAGGCACAGTAATGTTTACTGATAAGGATCAGCCGACTACCGACCCGACACAAGATAAATGCAGCGGTTGCTTGCGTGGGTGCCAGTTGCGAAGTAACACTCGCAATTATGGTGGATTTATTGCTGTGAATAAGTTGAGTTAA
- a CDS encoding phage tail protein, whose protein sequence is MTLKTLPFCPQPNYTTESEPRRKVNQFGDGYQQRIVDGLNPLQRKYSVTFNLKHEQAVTLDQFFANHGGVKAFQFQDKDRVVKVVCPKWSTTKGKTHTKFNCEFEEVV, encoded by the coding sequence ATGACCCTAAAAACACTCCCATTTTGCCCACAGCCAAATTACACCACCGAAAGCGAGCCACGCCGCAAGGTGAACCAATTTGGCGACGGCTATCAGCAGCGAATCGTTGATGGTCTTAATCCGTTGCAACGAAAATACAGCGTAACCTTTAACTTAAAGCACGAACAAGCGGTCACTTTAGACCAATTTTTTGCCAATCACGGTGGCGTGAAAGCCTTTCAGTTTCAGGATAAAGATCGTGTTGTTAAGGTCGTCTGCCCGAAATGGTCAACAACCAAAGGCAAAACCCATACTAAGTTTAATTGTGAATTTGAAGAGGTGGTTTAA